The proteins below are encoded in one region of Chiloscyllium punctatum isolate Juve2018m chromosome 9, sChiPun1.3, whole genome shotgun sequence:
- the aamdc gene encoding mth938 domain-containing protein: MSSPKIASLSWGRMKVQDCATTYKDCKVWPGGSRTWDWRETGTDHYPGVQAADLEEIINKGVETLVIGRGMSEALQVPSKTLEYLKKKGVEVKVLQAEAAVQEYNLLASHGVRVGGVFHSTC, translated from the exons ATGTCATCTCCAAAAATAGCTTCACTCTCTTGGGGTCGCATGAAGGTCCAAGACTGTGCTACTACATATAAGGACTGCAAGGTTTGGCCAGGAGGAAGTCGTACCTGGGACTGGAGAGAAACAGGGACTGAT CATTACCCTGGAGTGCAGGCAGCTGACCTGGAGGAAATCATTAACAAAGGCGTTGAGACATTAGTTATTGGCCGTGGAATGAGCGAGGCTTTACAG GTTCCTTCCAAAACGCTGGAGTATCTTAAGAAAAAAGGAGTTGAGGTGAAAGTCCTTCAGGCAGAGGCAGCTGTGCAAGAATACAACTTGCTGGCCAGTCACGGTGTGCGAGTAGGAGGCGTCTTCCACTCCACTTGCTGA